One stretch of Chthoniobacterales bacterium DNA includes these proteins:
- a CDS encoding MlaD family protein has translation MSSEKVTQARVGFFILLGLVAICTMVVYFGRFGDGLKKFYELRVEYPNASGLFSGADVLLAGAKIGTVKDGPYVLDNMRGVYVMLKIYDGVQIPEGSAFTIGSSGLLGDSFVDITMPATLDIENYKAIAPGTTIVGKRDAGGITELAGEGGKLLEDVRAAVKNIDTVVTRLNTEVLDKPTVKAVGETVQNLRTTTAEFSAASRKLDGIVEQAATAMKQVTETVNHVTVTVDKTTDTLAATKDAAESFDKTMVEVRLLVRDARNGKGALGTLIGDRRMAENLKIFIANLKTRGILWYKDRAEPEPTPSRR, from the coding sequence ATGAGTTCGGAAAAAGTGACGCAGGCCCGGGTGGGGTTCTTCATATTACTGGGGCTGGTGGCCATCTGCACGATGGTCGTCTATTTCGGCCGGTTTGGTGACGGGCTGAAGAAGTTCTACGAGCTACGGGTGGAATACCCGAATGCGAGCGGCCTCTTCTCTGGCGCGGACGTGCTGCTGGCTGGCGCGAAGATCGGCACCGTGAAGGACGGCCCGTATGTGCTCGATAACATGCGGGGCGTCTACGTGATGCTGAAGATCTATGATGGCGTGCAGATTCCGGAAGGATCGGCCTTCACGATCGGCAGCTCCGGCCTGCTCGGCGACAGCTTCGTGGACATCACGATGCCGGCGACTCTCGACATCGAGAACTACAAGGCGATTGCGCCGGGCACGACGATCGTCGGCAAGCGCGATGCCGGCGGCATCACCGAGCTGGCGGGCGAGGGCGGCAAGCTGCTCGAGGACGTGCGCGCGGCGGTGAAGAATATCGATACGGTCGTCACGCGCCTGAACACCGAGGTGCTCGACAAGCCGACGGTGAAGGCCGTGGGCGAGACGGTGCAGAATCTCAGGACGACGACGGCGGAATTCAGCGCGGCGTCCAGGAAGCTCGATGGCATTGTCGAGCAGGCTGCGACGGCGATGAAGCAAGTCACCGAAACGGTGAATCACGTGACGGTGACGGTCGACAAAACCACTGACACGCTGGCCGCAACGAAGGACGCGGCGGAGTCGTTCGACAAGACGATGGTCGAAGTCCGCCTGCTCGTGCGGGATGCGCGAAACGGCAAGGGCGCGCTCGGCACCCTCATCGGCGACCGCCGGATGGCGGAAAACCTGAAGATTTTCATCGCGAACCTGAAGACGCGAGGAATTCTCTGGTATAAGGATCGCGCGGAGCCCGAGCCGACGCCTTCGCGGCGCTAG
- the lptB gene encoding LPS export ABC transporter ATP-binding protein, whose product MSASAEPMTAPATATTEDTRKPLLETDKLVKVYGGRAVVNGVDINVKKGEIVGLLGPNGAGKTTSFYMIVGLVKPNGGRVFFQGIDVTSQPMYVRARHGMGYLPQEESIFRKLTVEQNIMAILETTKASKAERKSRCADLLTQFGIEHVARQEALTLSGGEKRRLTIARSLVTNPSLLMLDEPFSGVDPIAVFDVQQIITDLRKDGLAIIITDHNVRETLNIVDRAYLIFEGRVESQGNKDFLLNDPISRKLYLGESFTM is encoded by the coding sequence ATGAGTGCCAGCGCAGAACCCATGACCGCTCCCGCCACCGCCACCACCGAGGACACGCGCAAGCCGCTTCTCGAGACCGACAAACTCGTCAAAGTCTATGGCGGTCGTGCGGTCGTCAATGGCGTGGACATCAACGTCAAGAAGGGCGAGATCGTCGGCCTGCTCGGCCCGAACGGCGCCGGCAAGACGACGTCATTCTACATGATCGTCGGCCTCGTGAAGCCGAACGGCGGCCGCGTATTCTTCCAGGGCATTGACGTCACCAGCCAGCCCATGTATGTCCGCGCCCGCCATGGCATGGGCTACCTCCCGCAGGAGGAATCCATCTTCCGCAAGCTCACCGTTGAGCAGAACATCATGGCCATTCTCGAGACCACGAAGGCCTCGAAGGCCGAGCGGAAATCCCGCTGCGCCGACCTCCTCACGCAATTCGGCATCGAGCACGTCGCCCGCCAGGAGGCGCTCACGCTCTCCGGCGGTGAAAAGCGCCGCCTCACGATCGCCCGCTCGCTGGTCACAAACCCATCACTGCTCATGCTCGACGAGCCCTTCAGCGGCGTGGATCCCATCGCCGTCTTCGACGTCCAGCAGATCATCACCGATCTCCGCAAGGACGGCCTCGCCATCATCATCACCGATCACAACGTTCGCGAGACGCTGAACATTGTGGACCGCGCCTACCTCATCTTCGAGGGTCGCGTGGAGAGCCAGGGCAACAAGGACTTCCTCCTCAACGACCCCATCAGCCGCAAGCTCTACCTCGGCGAGAGCTTCACGATGTAA
- a CDS encoding HPr family phosphocarrier protein encodes MGLLSRKKSTTDAGRCAREVVIQNRNGLHARPAAMLVKVSSRFRAEIWIEKDGERVNGKSIMGLMMLAAGKGSKLQLIAEGADADRAVDELQTLIESRFGEE; translated from the coding sequence ATGGGCCTGCTCTCACGAAAAAAATCCACGACCGATGCGGGCCGATGTGCACGCGAGGTGGTCATCCAGAATCGGAATGGCCTCCACGCGCGCCCAGCGGCGATGCTTGTGAAAGTCTCCAGTCGCTTTCGAGCCGAAATCTGGATCGAAAAGGACGGGGAACGTGTCAACGGCAAGAGTATCATGGGTCTCATGATGCTTGCCGCCGGCAAGGGTTCCAAACTCCAGCTCATTGCGGAGGGTGCCGACGCCGACCGCGCCGTCGACGAACTCCAGACACTTATCGAAAGTCGCTTCGGGGAGGAATGA
- a CDS encoding ABC transporter permease, translated as MNLLLGVFGGAFAAFCTYLGQVGVLAGETFASVFAGRVRLGLTLRQISHIGFGSQMVVIVTGAFTGAVFVAQTYFQFARLNMESAVGPVVSVAMCRELGPVLTGLMVAGRVGAAMSAELGTMKVTQQIDALRALAVHPVDYLVVPRALAMLVSLPLLVGECIFFGMLAAYLVATQVLGVGSAYYMLNMYKFTEAEDIFMGVIKGVVFAVIIVFVACREGLHARDGAVGVGRATTEAVVISSLAVLIANFFLTMFLNIFFPAGVSG; from the coding sequence ATGAATCTCCTCCTCGGAGTTTTCGGAGGCGCGTTTGCCGCCTTCTGCACGTATCTCGGCCAGGTCGGCGTGCTGGCCGGTGAGACGTTCGCTTCGGTTTTCGCCGGACGCGTGCGGCTGGGCCTGACGCTGCGGCAGATCAGTCACATCGGCTTCGGTTCGCAGATGGTCGTGATCGTGACCGGGGCCTTCACCGGCGCGGTCTTTGTCGCGCAGACGTATTTTCAATTCGCGCGTTTGAACATGGAGTCCGCCGTCGGGCCGGTGGTTTCGGTCGCGATGTGTCGCGAGCTGGGGCCGGTGCTCACGGGGTTGATGGTGGCCGGACGCGTGGGCGCGGCGATGAGCGCCGAGCTGGGCACGATGAAGGTGACGCAGCAGATCGATGCGCTGCGCGCGCTGGCGGTGCATCCGGTGGACTATCTCGTGGTGCCCCGAGCGCTGGCGATGCTGGTTTCCCTGCCGCTGCTCGTGGGCGAATGCATCTTCTTCGGAATGCTCGCGGCGTATCTCGTCGCGACGCAGGTGCTCGGGGTTGGCTCGGCCTACTACATGCTGAACATGTATAAGTTTACCGAGGCGGAGGACATTTTCATGGGCGTCATCAAGGGCGTCGTTTTCGCGGTGATCATCGTTTTCGTGGCCTGTCGCGAGGGGCTGCACGCTCGCGACGGCGCCGTCGGCGTGGGCCGGGCGACGACCGAGGCGGTGGTGATTTCCTCGCTCGCGGTGCTGATCGCGAACTTCTTCCTGACGATGTTCCTGAACATCTTTTTTCCGGCGGGGGTGAGCGGATGA
- the hprK gene encoding HPr(Ser) kinase/phosphatase: protein MPEKSPIRATPLTVGQFYANHAEQLGLRLEGLSLGMNRVIREPTINRPGLALAGFYSYFASRRVQVIGNSELSYLKSLKAPVLLERCRELFSRKIPCLIVARDAAIPSVLLQQAAEFETPIFRTPIITMKFINAATIALEFEFAPSTSEYGSMMDIQGIGTLIRGASGIGKSECVLGLIERGYSLVSDDITKIKAIEGRELVGMSSELTRFHMEVRGIGIINVASIFGVGSVRPEKRLDLVVSLMDWHEVEDVDRLGIDRDYYEVLGIRVPHVTLPVRTGRDLGRLVEVAALDQKLKSMGHNTALEFNQRLLSMMQQNPER, encoded by the coding sequence ATGCCAGAGAAATCCCCGATTCGCGCGACGCCTCTCACGGTCGGCCAGTTTTACGCGAACCACGCCGAGCAGCTCGGCCTGCGTCTCGAGGGCCTGTCCCTCGGGATGAACCGCGTCATCCGCGAGCCGACCATTAATCGGCCCGGTCTCGCCCTCGCTGGATTCTATAGTTACTTTGCGAGCCGGCGCGTGCAGGTCATCGGGAACTCCGAACTCAGCTACCTGAAATCGCTCAAAGCTCCCGTCCTTCTGGAGCGCTGCCGGGAGCTGTTCTCCCGCAAGATTCCGTGCCTCATCGTCGCCCGCGACGCGGCCATTCCCTCGGTCCTCCTCCAGCAGGCCGCCGAATTCGAGACGCCCATCTTTCGAACGCCGATCATCACGATGAAGTTCATCAATGCGGCCACGATCGCCCTCGAGTTCGAGTTTGCGCCCTCGACGTCGGAATACGGCAGCATGATGGATATTCAGGGCATCGGCACCCTGATCCGCGGCGCCAGCGGCATTGGGAAAAGCGAGTGCGTGCTCGGCCTCATCGAACGCGGCTACAGCCTTGTCAGCGACGACATTACGAAGATCAAAGCCATCGAGGGCCGCGAGCTTGTCGGCATGTCGTCGGAACTCACCCGCTTCCACATGGAAGTCCGTGGCATTGGGATTATCAATGTCGCATCCATCTTCGGCGTCGGCAGCGTCCGTCCCGAGAAGCGTCTCGACCTCGTCGTGTCACTTATGGATTGGCACGAAGTCGAAGACGTGGATAGGTTGGGCATCGATCGCGACTACTACGAGGTCCTCGGCATCCGCGTTCCGCACGTCACCCTGCCCGTGCGCACCGGTCGGGATCTGGGGCGTCTCGTGGAAGTGGCCGCGCTCGATCAGAAACTCAAAAGCATGGGACATAACACCGCACTCGAATTCAACCAGCGCCTGCTTTCCATGATGCAGCAAAATCCTGAGCGATAA
- the ptsP gene encoding phosphoenolpyruvate--protein phosphotransferase, with protein sequence MGDVVESLEKRFEGIAVAPGIARAPALVHWVEEEEIPFRKIPKAAIPEEIARFESALIATRAELLEMQQKIAEAIGTSDASIFDAHLLVVEDRTLIDEVLKSVESELHNVEFAFNLVADRYCKTLNEIDDPYLRERVVDIEDVTRRVLRHLLGKSTSGIHAHDEPHIIIGHNLTPSDTALLNRALVLGFATEAGSKTSHTAIMARSLDIPAIVGLHDITDHITSGDPLLIDGYRGILIVHPSPQTIQEYDAYEREKDLVEERLELIRDTTSTTADGINITLSANIESPAEMDDVIEHGAEGVGLYRTEFLFLNREEPPSEDEQYENYRIVAERSAPHSVIIRTLDIGGDKEASGLDLPEEENPFLGCRAIRLCLERPEIFKPQLRAILRAAVHGHVRLMYPMISGLGEFRQANAILEECKAELRAEGTAFREDVEVGLMIEVPSAALSADLLAREAKFFSIGTNDLIQYAIAVDRVNDRIAHLYKPTHPAILRLIRMVVEAARANNIWTGVCGEMAGDIVLTPLLLGLGIDELSTSATLVPRVKKAVQSLSLTDCQALAEQALRSSTSSDILQLCVDLARSRYDDLVS encoded by the coding sequence ATGGGCGACGTCGTTGAGTCCCTCGAAAAGCGTTTTGAAGGTATCGCCGTCGCGCCCGGGATCGCTCGCGCCCCCGCCCTCGTCCACTGGGTGGAAGAGGAGGAAATCCCCTTTCGCAAGATTCCGAAGGCCGCGATTCCCGAGGAGATTGCGCGCTTCGAGTCGGCGCTCATCGCCACCCGCGCCGAGCTGCTGGAGATGCAGCAGAAGATCGCCGAGGCCATCGGCACGAGCGATGCCAGCATCTTCGATGCGCACCTCCTCGTCGTCGAAGATCGCACACTGATCGACGAGGTCCTCAAAAGCGTCGAGTCGGAGCTGCACAACGTCGAGTTTGCCTTCAACCTCGTCGCCGATCGGTATTGCAAGACGCTCAACGAGATCGACGATCCCTATCTTCGTGAACGCGTCGTGGATATCGAGGACGTCACCCGGCGCGTGCTCCGGCACCTTCTCGGGAAATCGACCAGCGGCATCCACGCGCATGACGAGCCGCACATCATCATCGGGCACAACCTCACGCCCTCCGACACCGCACTGCTGAATCGCGCCCTCGTGCTCGGCTTCGCCACCGAGGCTGGCAGCAAGACATCGCACACGGCCATCATGGCCCGCTCGCTCGACATCCCGGCGATCGTCGGCCTGCACGACATCACCGATCACATCACGAGCGGCGACCCCCTGCTCATCGACGGCTATCGGGGCATTCTCATCGTCCATCCTTCGCCGCAGACGATTCAGGAATACGACGCCTACGAGCGCGAGAAAGACCTCGTCGAGGAGCGGCTGGAACTCATCCGCGACACGACCAGCACGACCGCGGACGGCATCAACATCACGCTTTCGGCGAACATCGAGTCGCCCGCGGAGATGGATGACGTCATCGAGCACGGCGCCGAGGGTGTCGGCCTCTATCGCACCGAGTTTCTCTTCCTCAATCGCGAGGAGCCGCCGAGCGAAGACGAGCAATACGAAAACTACCGCATCGTCGCGGAGCGCAGCGCGCCGCATTCCGTGATCATCCGCACTCTCGACATCGGCGGCGACAAGGAGGCATCCGGCCTCGACCTGCCCGAGGAGGAAAACCCCTTCCTCGGCTGCCGCGCGATCCGCCTCTGCCTCGAGCGCCCCGAGATCTTCAAACCCCAGCTCCGCGCCATCCTTCGCGCCGCCGTTCATGGCCACGTGAGGCTGATGTATCCCATGATTTCCGGCCTCGGCGAATTTCGTCAGGCCAACGCCATCCTCGAGGAATGCAAGGCCGAGCTGCGCGCGGAAGGGACGGCCTTTCGGGAAGATGTCGAAGTCGGCCTCATGATCGAGGTTCCGAGCGCCGCGCTGTCCGCCGACCTTCTCGCCAGAGAGGCCAAGTTCTTCAGCATCGGCACGAACGATCTCATCCAGTATGCGATCGCCGTCGATCGCGTGAACGACCGGATCGCCCACCTCTACAAGCCGACGCATCCTGCCATTCTTCGACTCATCCGGATGGTCGTCGAAGCCGCCCGCGCAAACAATATCTGGACCGGCGTCTGCGGGGAAATGGCGGGCGACATCGTGCTCACGCCGTTGCTTCTCGGACTCGGCATCGACGAACTCAGCACCAGCGCCACGCTCGTGCCACGGGTCAAGAAGGCCGTGCAAAGTCTCTCGCTCACGGACTGCCAGGCGCTCGCAGAGCAGGCCCTGCGCTCCAGCACGTCGAGCGACATCCTCCAGCTCTGCGTCGACCTCGCGCGCTCGCGCTACGACGACCTCGTCTCGTAG
- a CDS encoding ATP-binding cassette domain-containing protein — translation MSAVMIDVRDLVQRIGTQEILRGFSIPVIKGETLVLLGRSGGGKSVFLRHLIGLMKPISGQILVEGEDITHFTERQLEGVRRKIGMVFQDGALFDSMTVFENVAFPLRERGERDEAVIATKVDETLAMVNMAGHSHKMPVNLSGGMRKRVALARAIVSPPEVILYDEPTAGLDPIVSDSINRLIRRMQRKLAVTSIVVTHDMVSCYHIADRVALLNAGKVYFYGTVEELKQSEDPVIRDFVDGRSDEAE, via the coding sequence ATGAGTGCCGTGATGATCGATGTGCGCGACCTCGTGCAGCGCATTGGCACGCAGGAGATCCTGCGCGGATTTTCGATCCCGGTGATCAAGGGCGAAACGCTCGTGCTGCTGGGCCGCAGTGGCGGAGGCAAGAGCGTGTTCCTGCGCCATCTCATCGGGCTGATGAAGCCGATCTCGGGGCAGATCCTCGTCGAGGGGGAGGACATCACGCATTTCACCGAGCGGCAGCTCGAGGGCGTGCGCCGCAAGATCGGGATGGTGTTTCAGGACGGCGCGTTGTTCGACTCGATGACGGTTTTCGAAAATGTCGCGTTTCCCCTGCGCGAACGCGGGGAGCGCGACGAGGCCGTGATCGCGACCAAGGTCGACGAGACTCTCGCAATGGTGAACATGGCCGGCCATTCGCACAAGATGCCGGTGAACCTGAGCGGCGGCATGCGCAAGCGGGTCGCTCTCGCGCGGGCGATCGTCTCGCCGCCGGAAGTGATTCTTTACGACGAACCGACGGCGGGGCTGGATCCGATCGTTTCGGACAGCATCAATCGCCTGATCCGGCGCATGCAGCGCAAGCTCGCTGTGACGTCCATCGTGGTGACCCACGATATGGTGAGCTGTTATCACATCGCGGACCGCGTCGCGCTGTTGAACGCCGGGAAGGTTTATTTTTATGGCACGGTGGAGGAGTTGAAGCAGAGCGAGGATCCGGTGATTCGCGATTTTGTGGATGGACGCTCGGACGAAGCCGAATAA